From the genome of Bombyx mori chromosome 7, ASM3026992v2:
ataataaaacatgtttgtaattgtaaatgtattttaatacattcatttcaatattaatgaattaatataCTAATTagttaattgttatatttttaagctcACATTGTCACATTGTCACTTTTATGCAATCCATGAATATCAGTTTAATTCTTGTCTATTAACTTTCTATTTttgtgtatctgaagtaaagctgttgtattctttgtacgaggagcactgctgcttgagatacaggttttatcacctagttcaagcacagatgcaaattatgattgtgtttctatgttaataataaataaataaataaaataaaaaatattccaatagAAATATGCATTGTATGTAAATTCCAAAGATGCATTCATACTACCTTGTATTTCTTTTAGTGATCGATCCATCCCTTCCAGTTCTTTGGGCAGTATTTCCTGAGATATAACCTGGTGCAGTGATTCCAATGTTTCATGCACTTGGAATCTGGATGCCACTTTAGGACTGAATAACGgttttactatttttaagaaAGCGTCGATTGTTTTCGAAGGAGTCAATATATGAATCCCTTTTATTCTTAGTCCGTAACCTTCctgtaaaatattgtttactCTGATGCATCATATCGTTCAGATTCACTTTgctaattgttttcttttccgATCCAAATTAGGATATAATGTTTTGAtggtaaaaaaatttattatctcATACCCTACATACCCCATACGGCTACAAGTCATGTGACGAACCTTCAACTACATACCATACATACAAAAACCGAACATAACATTGTCCCATAAAAAGACCTAACTTACCAAAATTATTGTGGTAAACTCCTTTAATTCTACTGGGTTGAGTCGAGCTAACAAATTCATAATGCTTATGTCTCTGTAATCGACAATTATTATGTATCCATCTGCACAATCATACATCTTGAGATAATCTATGTACTGAAAAGGAAaatgatgttatttttttttaaaaatgtatatattttcaagATCCGTTAAAGACTGTGAGAGTCTTAGATGCTAATGAAGTCATATAGCTCATTTTTGGTGtactaaaaagtttttttaaggtTAATTGGCCATGCACCTACACGAAAAAATATCGTTCACTCGCTTCGGAATTGTGAACGCATCTGCGGTTAATACTGGAATACTTGGGAATTTTAAACGGTATTAACCTGGCTAAAACCACCTCCAAAAAGGCCAAAAGGCctccttcaaaaaaaaaaaaagaactaagcATGCCGTTATTATCTCCAAATTTCAATTTCATGCTGTAAGTACATTCTTGAAAAGTTTAACTTGAATGTGTGGAAGGAAATTCAACTTTTGGCGTTTTTGTCGCTTACTTTGGATAATTCtgtccttattattattattaccttatTCACAATAGGAAATAAAACTTACCGCAATAATCAATTTGTAATAATCTAAATACGGAATTTTATCAAAGAATTCGTTCCCGATCGATTTCAAGAAAAGTATTCTATGATAATCTATTAATTTGGGCAATACAATTAACGTTGAACTGCAAGAGAAAAGTGTGTCacatattaaaaagtaaaaagaatTTTGTGGTTAATGAAAATCCAGACGAcgctgctaacactaaccctagcaagagcagtgtttcgcaggttctaccaccggatcagaaacgcgaacactgagaagatccggcgagaaactcagtggactgtgtctgtgagttaatttactcgccgagcccatcgccgcaagcgacgggttcgacgagaagaTTCAATGTTATTGTAGATTAAGTAAACGAGAAAGTGATTAATGACGGAATTTTGACACTACAGGAGTTAAAGGAATATAATAGCAATAGCAAGACTTGTGGCTTAGAGGTGTACCGGTGTAGTCTTTTAGGTTTGTCTGCCtgcaaaagaaataaaaacatttttttttttttattgcttagattggtggacgagctcacagcccacctggtcacctggtgttaagtggttactagagcccatggacatctacaacgtaaaagcgccacccaccttgagatataagttctaagatctcagtatagttacaatggctgctccacccttcaaaccgaaacgcattactgcttcacggtacaaataggcagggcggtggtacctagtaaccagtaattacgcaaattataattttgcgggtttcaattttataacacgatgttattccttcaccgtggaagccaatcgtggacatttgagtttttttttttttttttattgcctttgttggcagacgagcatacggcccacctgatggtgagtggttaccgtcgcccatggacttcagcaatgccaagggcagagccaagccgctgcctaccgcattacataattcattagaaaaattggtacccgccagggattcgaacaccgttgcatcgctcaacacgaatgcaccggacgtcttatcccttaggccacgacgacttccaaataACTATATAGTGACTGactgttaaaattaatatttgtttctttGATATAAACTGCACGTTCTTTCTGTTTCTCTTCTTTCAGAGCTTTAAAGCTTCTTCCATTACTTATAAGGTTTCAGAAGCTTACCTGATTTAGATCACCGTCGGATTccataaaatactataaaggAGAACTCACCAGAAGAACAGGTTTTCAAAATCCTTCCTAATATCCTCGAAACCATAAAACTTCGGTAGAACACTACGGAGAGTAAACAATTTTTCTAGCCTAGATTTAGTCCTTTCGATAGAGCACTTGCTTCCTAATATGCTCATTTCTAAATATTTCCTTGCTGTAAATAACAGATGTCGAATCATCAAGGTCGGTTTCTgcatatgaattttattttgaaaccgAGGTGATCTTTCAGTTATTGTTTTTCGTTTGTCAAAGATAATAAGTTTGTAAGTTACTAGCCGTAtacgcccgcttcgctgggcatttaaaattaacatgattatttttgtcattattattaggaagtccaacactcatataaatattagcctatccattaagtacatgtattttctacatggataccaactttcaaatcaatcggatgcatggttcaatagttataacggaacatccgtaaaaaccactgtagactgTAGTAGACACTGTAGtggatattagtatagactagtggtcccgcagtagtcgaaattcgactacaattaattgaaattataagtttctacATTATTAtagtcctattgttacagatttcgccaagactacactatagacaaatactcgtaatattaaagataaacaattctaacctattctcaatttgactacagactttaagcaatagcaacagtttgacaataaacaaagagtatatgtgagtgtgtcaaatacatggtagtgtgtgtaatgttttctttactgatttaatgtatcttttacgcattatttaaaaaaaaaattagcattgtgcacttcttctctatattctctataactggaaaatttcatactccttcgtccgcgcaaatttcgtaaaaaaggatacaaagtttttgtttcacgtatatAGATTATCTACTCACGAAAATCTTTTTTCACGAAATGATTCTGTTTCTTCAGCCATTCCTCCAGAATATCGACGGCCTCATTCATTTTTCTTTCATCGTAACCGTATCGTTTCTGTATATGCTCCATGGAATCTTCGGGAATTTGCAAAAGCTTTTGTTGAAGCGCCGAACTCATTATGTACgttagataaaaatattaaaaaatatatagttattaAGCCAAGAAGACAAACGGTAATTTGCGCGAGCAGACTTGCACTGGCGTGCCTAGCGGTCGTAAATTGTATGCTTGTGTTGTTGATTCCATATAATAGTCATTTGCATGGCAAACATatagtacctagtcaggtcataaattctgtcacatgtttaatgtaaaataattgaaacaagtttattcattatgtaaccattcatataccaagatgaacttaacaaaacatagattcttatgacactaaagtttattcaaaatgacctccgtgattttgaatacaggccttcaatctgcgcggccagtcgtctatcgcagcacgaacgaggtccatgtcaatatcggcggctgccttaatcaaggatgtcttgagtgactccaaattgggatgaggctttgagcacgccttttcctccaagtgttgccatatcttgtaatctaacggattcaaatctggactggaggagggccagtcttcgtgccggatgaagtcgatttcacgcaccgccagccagtcttgagTGCTCTTCGTTCTAtaagctggcgccgaatcttcttggaatacccagtgcctgttattgaacatggtatgagaaacgggttccacaaggttcgtcaagactgtattttgatacacaattgCATTCgcttttacacctttctcacaaaaatgtacctttgttaagccccaataagaaactccgaaccataccatgagcgaggatggaaaatgacctcgttggacacgcggaatacggttgctcgcttcttcactactgcgtacaccttatcattttgtttgttgtagctctcttctacggtaaaaattttttcatccgaaaaaataatttcccgatatttttttcccgcgtaccgcttcaacaaagcgcggcatctcttcagtctcaggtccattagacgagcattcaaacgatgtcctgtttttcttcgatatgcccgaagccctaagtcttcatttaacacgcttttcaccgtgg
Proteins encoded in this window:
- the LOC105842363 gene encoding uncharacterized protein LOC105842363 isoform X2; this encodes MSSALQQKLLQIPEDSMEHIQKRYGYDERKMNEAVDILEEWLKKQNHFVKKDFPRKYLEMSILGSKCSIERTKSRLEKLFTLRSVLPKFYGFEDIRKDFENLFFCSTLIVLPKLIDYHRILFLKSIGNEFFDKIPYLDYYKLIIAYIDYLKMYDCADGYIIIVDYRDISIMNLLARLNPVELKEFTTIILEGYGLRIKGIHILTPSKTIDAFLKIVKPLFSPKVASRFQVHETLESLHQVISQEILPKELEGMDRSLKEIQEDWIDLLSSKESSEYFCEMKKAQVNEAYRVREMKNEDMGLPGTFRTLSVD
- the LOC105842363 gene encoding uncharacterized protein LOC105842363 isoform X1 — translated: MTKIIMLILNAQRSGRIRLVTYKLIIFDKRKTITERSPRFQNKIHMQKPTLMIRHLLFTARKYLEMSILGSKCSIERTKSRLEKLFTLRSVLPKFYGFEDIRKDFENLFFCSTLIVLPKLIDYHRILFLKSIGNEFFDKIPYLDYYKLIIAYIDYLKMYDCADGYIIIVDYRDISIMNLLARLNPVELKEFTTIILEGYGLRIKGIHILTPSKTIDAFLKIVKPLFSPKVASRFQVHETLESLHQVISQEILPKELEGMDRSLKEIQEDWIDLLSSKESSEYFCEMKKAQVNEAYRVREMKNEDMGLPGTFRTLSVD